A DNA window from Malus domestica chromosome 12, GDT2T_hap1 contains the following coding sequences:
- the LOC103450803 gene encoding pectin acetylesterase 12 — MVKFLWVGIVAALVSRVRADGFVENSINEAVPPLWEETYGSSKAANDILMVGLTLVEGAAAKGAVCLDGTVPAYHLHRGYGSGVNSWLIKFQGGAWCNDTRSCSDRKLTPFGSSTRMETKMPFSGILSNQSEQNPEFFNWNRVLLRYCDGASFSGDSENKKEHLQYRGQRIWLSAMEDLMSKGMCDANQALLFGCSSGGLSSILHCDEFRGLFPTTTKVKCLSDGGFFIDAVDISGGHTLRNIYTGVVSLQGVRENLPRFCTSHLDPTSCFFPENLIANITTPLFILNSAYDSWQIYNSLAPPSADPHGEWNSCRLNLASCSASQMQILQGFRNQMLNAVKQFSVSNQTGMFINSCFAHCQTGQSEWFSHDSPAVGNKTIAEAVGDWYFDRAEVKVVDETCRHLAFE; from the exons ATGGTGAAGTTCTTGTGGGTTGGCATTGTGGCAGCACTTGTTTCCAGAGTTCGGGCTGATGGGTTTGTGGAGAACAGTATCAATGAGGCGGTGCCGCCTTTGTGGGAGGAGACCTATGGAAGCTCCAAGGCTGCAAATGACATATTGATGGTAGGGCTAACCCTCGTCGAAGGAGCTGCTGCTAAAGGAGCAG TATGCTTGGATGGAACAGTTCCAGCGTATCATTTGCACCGCGGATATGGATCGGGGGTGAATAGTTGGCTCATTAAGTTTCAG GGAGGAGCATGGTGTAATGATACCAGAAGCTGCTCTGACCGCAAACTTACACCATTTGGATCATCAACGCGCATGGAAACAAAGATGCCATTTTCTGGAATACTAAGCAATCAATCTGAACAAAATCCTG AGTTTTTCAACTGGAATAGAGTACTGCTTCGCTATTGTGACGGCGCTTCATTTTCTGGGGACAGCGAAAATAAG AAAGAACATCTGCAATATAGGGGACAGCGGATATGGTTGTCTGCAATGGAAGATTTGATGTCAAAGGGCATGTGCGACGCCAATCAG GCTCTTCTTTTTGGTTGCTCTTCCGGCGGTCTGTCATCTATTCTGCACTGTGATGAATTTCGGGGCTTATTTCCCACAACTACAAAAGTGAAGTGCTTGAGTGATGGTGGATTTTTTATTGACGC AGTTGACATCTCCGGTGGACACACACTCAGGAATATTTATACCGGTGTTGTAAGCTTGCAG GGGGTGCGAGAAAATCTGCCGCGATTCTGTACTAGTCACCTTGACCCTACTTCG TGCTTCTTTCCTGAGAACTTAATCGCGAACATTACAACCCCACTCTTTATACTCAATTCAGCATATGATTCATGGCAG ATCTATAACAGTTTAGCTCCACCATCAGCAGATCCCCATGGTGAGTGGAACAGTTGCAGATTAAACCTTGCAAGTTGTTCAGCATCACAGATGCAAATTCTGCAAG GATTCAGGAATCAAATGCTGAATGCAGTAAAACAATTTTCGGTGTCTAATCAAACTGGGATGTTCATAAATTCGTGTTTTGCGCACTGTCAAACGGGGCAAAGTGAATGGTTTTCACATGATTCTCCAGCTGTTGGAAACAAG ACAATTGCAGAAGCTGTCGGAGATTGGTATTTTGATCGAGCGGAGGTTAAGGTTGTTGATGAAACTTGCCGCCATCTGGCTTTCGAATGA